The genomic stretch ATCATGGCCAGCGAACCAAAGCTACTGACAGTTCCCTCTCCACTGTCCGGAGTAATGGAAAGGCGCATGGCACGTAAAATATGTTTTTGAATGAAACCCAATTTAAAGGTTAGATAGATACTTAACCCAAAAATGAGCACAATCATGGGGGGGCCCCATATAAAATTGTTTAATAAGTCTAACGCGTGCAGTATATTTTCCATAACAGTTTCATACCAACCTTATTTAGCATAATTACTAGGTATTGTAACAAATTTAGCAGGTACTGTAGTGCAAGTATGAAAAAGAATAACACAAAGGCGCTGATAATTTATACAATAAGGAGGACATCAATATGTTATGGAGGATTGGTTTATGAAAAAAGTTTTGTTAGGTGCCGTATTGGCAGTCATAGCAGTGGGATGCTCTTCTGCAGAGAAACAACAAGATACCCCAGAGGCCTTGACCAGCCAATATGTGAAGTACCAAATTGTAGACCAGGAATTTGATAACTTGTCTATTCCCAATGATCATTACGACCGCGTAGCTCCGTATGAAGATCAGGTGAATGGTTCTTCTTACATTCAAAGCGTTTCTTCTTCTCGTACTACCGGCAAAAAACCGGCTCGCAAAGATAAAGTGCAAAAAACCGTAGTGGATGGGAATGGCAATCCCATGCCGGCTGATGCTTCTGCTCCGATAACCGATCAGGAAGCGTTGCCGGACGAAACATTCTAAGAAGCAGGCTTTGTTATGGAGTCGGCGATAGATAAACAAGCGCTTTTGGAACAGGAAGCCCATAGACTCTATGGGCTTCTGGGTTCCGTGTCCCGTAGTAAAGCAACAAAATGGACCTATGCCGATTGTCTGCAAGCCGCTCCTTATACCCTAAGCATTAATCAAATCAAAAAAGAACAAAACGCCGTTATCTTAGCCCATTCATACACGGTGCCGGAACTGGTGTTGGGGGTGGCGGACTTTAGCGGCGATTCCTATGCGCTAAGTCTTAAAGCCCGTGAAGTTTCCCAAGAAAAGATTATCTTTGCTGGTGTGTGGTTCATGGCGGAAACTGCCAAAATTTTAAATCCTTCCAAACAAGTAATTATCCCGGCCGGAAAGGCGGGATGTACGTTAGCAGATTCGATCACGGAGGAAGATGTCCTTCGCTTAAGGCAACAGTATCCGGGCGTGCCTGTTTTGTGCTATGTCAACAGTACTGCGGGGGTCAAAGCAGAAAGTGATGTTTGTGTCACCTCGGGAAATGTGTTTGATATTGCCGCCAAGTTGCCCCAACAAGAACTGATTTTTGTTCCGGATTTACTCATGGCGCAAAACATTGAAATCGAATTAAAACGCCGTGGTATTTCCAAAAAAATTATTGCTTCCGGCGGCAGTTGTTGCGTGCACGATAAATATACGCCTGCTCAAGTGGAAACTTTGCGCCGGCAATATCCGGGTATTACGATGATATGTCATCCGGAATGTGCACCGGAAGTGTGCGCTTTGTGCGACTATGTGGGCAGCACGAAAGGAATGCAAGATTTTGTGGCACATAGCGAGCAAAAACTATTTGGGATGTTGACGGAATTTGGGCTGGTGAACCGTTTAGAGGCGGCCTATCCGGAAAAGCAATTTATTTGGCCGTTCGGAATGTGTTCTTATATGAAGAAAAATACATTAGCCAATGTGTTTCAAGCCTTGCTGGAGCCTCGGCCGGATCAGATCATTACTTTGCCGGAGGATGTGATTGGGCGGGCGAAAAAATCTTTAGATAAAATGTTCGAGTTAAGCAAATGATGATTGAAAAAATTGTACAGTTAGCCTTAGAAGAAGATTTGGGACTGGGAGATATTACCTCCGATAATATTTTTACCCCGCAAGACCGCGCTAAAGCGGTGGTGGTGGCAAAAGAAGATTTGGTATTGTGCGGTATGGAACTGGCCCGACAAACCTTTTGGTTAGTGGATGAGGAACTTGCTTTCCATCCGCTCAAAGAAGACGGCCAATGGGTGAAGAAAGGGGAAAAGGTGCTGGAGTTAGAAGGGCGCACATTAAGCATTTTGAAAGGAGAACGGACCGCGTTAAATTTAATGCAGCGTTTAAGCGGCATTGCTACGGCTAGCAAAGAGTATGTAGAAATTGCCAAACCCTACGGCGTCATGATTGTAGATACCCGTAAATGCCAGCCGGGGATGCGTAAACTCGATAAATATGCCGTGCGTTGCGGCGGGGCGCGTAATCATCGTATGTCCTTAGCAGATAGCGTGATGATTAAGGATAATCATATCGCGGCGGCCGGTTCGATTGCGGCGGCTGTAGCGCGCATTCGTGCAGCCATTGGGCATACTCCGAAAATTGAAGTAGAAACCACCAATTTGGAAGAAGTGAAACAAGCCCTTGCCGCAGGAGCCGATATTATTATGCTGGACAATATGACTCCCCAGCAAGCCGCGCAGGCAGTACAATTTATAAACGGAAAAGCATTAACGGAAATTTCCGGTGGTATTACCAAAGAAAATTTAGCCGCGTATTGTCAGGCCAAGCCGGATGTGATTTCCAGCGGGGCCTTGACCCATTCCGTCCCCAGTAAAGATTTAAGCCTTAAAATTACCGAGTATTTGAAGTAGCCGCCAAGCGGCCCAAGGAGTAGTCACATGGATTACAAAAAATTATATTCCCAGACAGCTACCAGTATTAAAGCATCAGCCATTCGCGAACTGCTAAAGATAATTGCTCGACCGGAAATTATTTCTTTTGCCGGTGGCTTGCCGGACCCCACCTTATTCCCCAGTGAGGATGTGGCCCGCATTATGAAACAGGTAGTGGAACAGCATCCTAAAGAATCTTTACAGTACGGTACTACTGAAGGACAGAAAATTTTGAAGGACGAGCTGATTGCTTTATTAAAAGATACGGAAGATATTGAGGCCAAACCGGAGCAGTTGTTAGTGGTGTCTGCCTCTCAGCAAGGCCTAGATATGTGTGCCCGCATTTTCTTGAACAGAGGAGATGCTATTATTACCGCTTCTCCAACCTATTTGGGTGCATTGCAGGCGTTCCAAGCATCCGGTGCGGATGTTTATGGAGCCGAGAGTGATGAGTACGGAGTCACGGTAGCCGGTGTTGAAAAGCGCTTGAAAGAACTAAAGGAACTAGGCAAACCGTGTAAGTTTGTTTATTTGGTACCTGATTTCCAAAACCCGACCGGCACTACCATTCCGCAAGAACGGCGTAAGGAGATTTTGGCTTTAGTAGAAAAATACGGCACGATTATTATTGAAGATTCTCCATACCGTCAAGTACGTTTTGAAGGTGTGGCCCCGGATACCTTTTACAAATTGGATCAAGGGCGTGGCAATGTAATCACTTTGTTCACGTTTTCTAAAGTATTTGTCCCCGGTTTCCGGTTGGGATATGTTTTAGGACCGGCAGAAGTCATTCAGCGTTTCGTCATTCTGAAACAAGCCATGGATTTGTGCACCTCTCCTGTTTTACAATTGGCTACGGCGGCGTATTTGAAGGAAGGCTGCTTAAAACGCCATATCGCGCAAGTAGTGCAGGCATATGGTGAAAAACGCGATTATATGCTTAAACTACTCGAAGAATATATGCCCGAAGGGGTCAAATGGACGCGCCCGGAGGGGGGACTGTTTTTGTGGCTGACCGTGCCGGAGCAAATTGACACACAGGCCATGCTGAAAATTGCCCTGGAAAAACAAAACGTGGCGTATGTGGCCGGGGTAGATTTCTATCCCCCCAAAGATGCCCGCCGCAACGATATGCGTTTGAATTTTTCTTATTCCACCTTCGAACAAATGCAGGAAGGCATCAAACGCCTAGCCGCTACGATTAAACATTGTATGTAAAAAATTCTGAACATATATTTTATGCTCTGCGGGTATTATTTCCGTGGAGCATTTTTTTGTCCAAGCAGTTGAGAAAATCCATTCACACGCTAGGGAATTTATTTAACCGCTACCAATTTGCTTGGGATATTAAGTGTGCATGAAAAAGGACTTTTGAAGGGGGTGTATCTATTCGTGTGCTGGATTTTCTTGCGGTACATTCAACACAAAGTTTTTGACTACTTCGGTGAAAAAGCGTACTTGCTCTTGATAATCTTTTTCAGAAATATATTCATCGGCGGTATGCGCAGAGGGAGCATCTGCCTGCGTGGAAAGCGCGGGGCCCAAACCATATGTAATGACTCCCAAGCGGCGTAAATATTCACTGTCTCCGGAAGCAGGACTCATCGCGGCTGTAGCGACTGCATCGGGCCACAAATTAATAGCTGCTTGTTCAATAGCCGTGAATAATTCATCATTACCGGTCATCGGTTCAGGAAAGGGTAGCTGAGGGCGTTCTACTATTTCAATAGAAATGCTTTCATCTTTACCTAAAAAAGTTTTCAAATCTTCTATAAATTTTTCCGGATCAGTATCCGGTAGTAACCGTACATTGATAATAGCCGAAACTTCCGCGGCAGAAGCACCGGTATCCGTTCCGGATGAAACCGAAGTGGGAGTCAGCGTATCTTTTAATTGCGAGCGGAAAAAGGGATCTTGTGCCATCATTTCGGCGGCCATCTGCTGTTCCTGCGGGGTACCGTACAGTAGCAACTGAATAGTGGTTTGGGCGTCCTCATCCTGCAAAGGAGCAATACGACGGAAAAATTCCCGCGCTGTAGGGGTTAAGCGGGCCGGTGGATCAAATGTGTTTAATTTGGCCAATATCTCTGAGAGATGGTACACGGCGTTTTGTTGTACCGGCAAAGAAGAGTGGAGCGCCTGACCTTGGGCGGTAATTTTTAAGTCCATATACATTTTGGTGCCGGCTTCGGCAAAAATAAGCGGTACATTGGTAGGAGTATTTTTGATGATGCTACCCCCTTCGTTTAAGGCGTAGCCGGCGGCAATGTGGGACCATTGGGTGTCTCCTAACCATTTTAGCCCCGTGTCACTACCGAATTCTTCTCCGGAAGTAGCTAATAAAATGACATCGCGTTTGAGCGGAAGGCCGCTTTCTTTTAGTGCGGTAAACAAAGCCAAATGCATAGCCGTATAATTTTTGGCATCCGTTGCGCCCAATCCATAAATTTTTCCATCCATAAGGGTGGCTTTATAAGGGGGATAAGCCCAATGATCCGTTGCAGGGGCGGTATCTAAGTGGGAAATCAGTAAAAGAGGTTTGGCTTCTAAATCGGTACCTTTGAGTCGGGCCAACAAATTGGCCTTCCCTTTGCGTGGAGATAATAAATCCCAATCAATGTAATGTTTGTTAAGTTCTTTATACAAATAGCGGGTTGCCTCTGTTTCTTGAGGATTTGGCTGGGAAGTATCTATGCCTAACAGAGCAATCAAATGTTTTTTGGCTTGCTCGTAAATAGCCTCAGAGTCCAGTTCTTGCGCTACGGCTCCTGAAATCGCAAATGCTAAAAAAGTCAGAATAAGTATTGATTTTTTCATAACAAAGGAAATAGGAGTTTATCTCCGGCTTTGAGTTGATGCCGCCGGGCTGTTCCGGCAGGAGTTTCCAATACGTACTGGGCCTGCGCACTTACTACGGGAATGTCCGCTGTCGGCGTGTACGTATAGGTGTGGGGGACATGATCAAAAATTTGATTAATCGTTCCTTCCGGGGATAAAAAGAAAATATCTAAATCAATGAAAGTGTTTTTCATCCAAAAAAAGCGTTCTGCTTCTTGGTCAAACACAAACAGCATGCCCTCATCCTCGGGCAAATGCTTCACAAACATAAGGCCTTTTTCGGTCTTTTCTTGTGTGTCAGCCACCCGTGCACGTAACCTAAAACCATCCGGAAACTGTACAGGTACGGTTTGATAATTGCAAGCAAATAAAAGACTGCTTGCCAGCATAATAAATCCTACTATTTTGCGCATATATATAGTGTAGCAAAAAATCAGAAGTAGTACGTAGTCAATGAAGAAAATTTGCTATGATATCTTTATGAAGAAATCAGACGGTGTGTTGATTGTGTGTAGCAACCGTAAAGCCTATCACGATTATTTTATTCTCGAGACTTTTGAAGCAGGTATCTCTTTGCTGGGGGCGGAAGTAAAATCTATTCGCCAAAAAGAGGTAAGTTTGGAAGGTGCTTTTATTCGGGTAGAAAACGGCCAAGCTACTTTACAAAATATGTATGTGAAACCATACAAATTTAACTCTCTTTCGGAGCCGGATCCCACGCGGTCTCGTGTGCTGCTGCTTAATAAGCGGGAAATACGCAAAATGTATGCCGGAGCGGAAATAAAAGGACAAACTTTGGTGCCGCTGGAAATTTATTTCAAACAAGGTTGGGCCAAAGCAAAGGTGGCTCTGGCGAAAGGAAAACATACCTATGATAAACGGGAAAGCTTAAAGAAAAAAGATCTCAACCGCGAGATGGAAAAAGGCTTTAAGAATGCGATCCGTTTCTAAAGATGTACGATAAAAAGTAGTTGTCAAAAAGTAGCAGAATATTCTAAAATATCTCTTGTAATGGGCGGGTGGCGGAATGGCAGACGCGCACGGCTCAGGACCGTGTGGACGAAAGTCCTTAAGGGTTCAACTCCCTTTCCGCCCATTTTATTACTCCGGATAGAAGCATGAAAAAGTATAACACCTATTATCCTGCGGCAAGAGCAAGCAAAACGAAAAAAATCCGGAAAAAACCATCCTTCTCTTTTCTAAAACCTATTTTACTGTTTGTGATATTTGTGGCTATTTGTGCAGGTACTTATGTGCTTGCCAAAAAGACGTATCATGCGGTGGCCGCTTCGCAACTTGGAACATGGACTCCGTCGACAGCAACCGTGTCCGGAGCGGATGGTACTTTAGCCAAAGAATTGTATGCGGCTGTTGAGGAAAAATTAAATAAACCTTTTTCTACGCGAGACGCGGTACAATTACAGCGTCAATTGGTTCGGGCCTATCCGCAGTTGCGTCATGTAAGCGTGAAAAGAGGTCTGCTAACCAACAAGATAAAAGTGACGGTAAAACGTCGGGTGCCGGTGGCGCAATTTTATGTGTCAGATGGTTCCATTCAGTTTATTGATGAAGACGGTTCTGTATATGAAGACAAAAAACCCGATCCCTTGCGCACCATTTCAACGGTGGCTTTCAAGGGAATTGTCCCTACACAACTTAATCAAGAATTGCTAGACTTAATTGAAAGCACTTTGAAATTGAAAAGTCAGTTGGAATATGCCAACTTGCAATTTGACTTGACGGATAATACGGTGGAAATGGTTTTACCGGATCAATGTAAAATTTATTTCGGACAAGCCAAAAATTTACGGCAAAAAGCACGCCGGGCGGCACAGATCGAGGAGTTGGCTAGAGAAACAGCCCCGCATCCGCACGTGTTGGATTTTACGTATTTTGACGATGGAAAAGTTTTTTTAAGACAAGCGTCTCGTTAATTTTTATAATATACATAATAGATTCTTTTTCGGGTGATTTATGGCAAAGACAAATATCGTAGTGGGACTTGATGTAGGAAGCAGCAAATTGACAGCTGTAGCGGCTGCACATGATTTTGATACTAATACCTTGCAAATTTTAACGGGCCGTAGCGTGCCGTGTAGAGGCGTGCGTGGAGGGGTTGTTTCCGATATACGGGAAACTTCTTCGGCGGTGGCTTATTTATTGGGTGGATTAGAGCGGGAATTAAACAAAGATATCAGCAACTTGTTTGTGGGGGTTCGCGGAGCTCATTTGGAATCTTTTTCCAATCACGGTACCTATAATATCTCCCGTGCCGATAAAGAAATTACGCCGGCAGATATGGAGCTGGCCATTGAAAATGCGAAATCCATGCCTATCAAGAACGACAACGAAATTGTAAACGTGTTTACGCAAGGATTTGCAATTGATAAATTGCGCGGTATCACTAATCCAGAAGGAATGGAAGGCTCTTTGTTAGAAGTAGATGTGCATATTACCACCGGTTCTTCTACCCATTTGAACAATTTAGCAAAAGCAATTCAACGTCCGGGATATCGCATTGATAATATGTTTTATGGGCTCGTTCCTTTAGGAAATTGTGTGCTCACCCAAGAAGAAAAAGATATTGGTGCCATGATTGTTGATTTGGGCGGGGAAACTATGTCTGTCGGAATATATATTGACGGAATTTTGAAGTTTTCGCGCGATATTCCTTACGGGTGTGATTTGATTACGAGCGATTTATCCCGCTTGTTGCATACTTCTCGTCAAAATGCCAAAGAAATTAAAGAAAAATACGGGATTGCCTTCCCGACATTTTTAGACGAAGAAGGGGAAATCCCGGTGCCGTCTTTAGATGGTCGCAGTACACATCCGATTAAGAAAAGTTATATTTTAGATATTATTCAACCGCGGGTAGAAGAATTGTTTGAACAAATTCAACATTGTGTAGCTACGTCGGGTTACAAAAATATGCCGGTAGTAGGGGTGTTGACGGGCGGCGGTAGTCAAATGCCCGGTATGACGGACCAAGCTGTTAACATTTTAGGGCTCAAAGAAGTGCGTCGCGGTGTGGTGCAACGGGATTTAGTGACCAGTGATGACGAATTTTTTGATCCGATGTATAGCACGGCCATGTCTTTAGCAGTATATGCGGCAGAACGTAACGGTTACGAAGAATATTCCAGAGAAACATACGATACAAGCCGCTCTATGTTTGGAAAACTGGGCCGTTTCTTCAAAGGATTTGATTTGTTTGGCAGTTGAGGAATTTTATGAAAGACGTATTTATGCCGGCTGATTTATTTGAAAGCAAAAAGGCCAAAATTAAAGTAATCGGTGTGGGCGGTGGTGGCGGAAACGCTATCAATCGCATGGTCAGCGCCGGCTTACAAGATATAGAATTTATTGCAATCAATACCGACGCGCAAGATTTGCGACGCAACAAAGCTCCCTATTTGGTACAAGTAGGGGAAAAACTTACTAAAGGGCTCGGCGTGGGCGGCGATCCGGAAAAAGGACGTTTAGCCGCTGAAGAGTCCAAAGAAAAGTTAAAACTGATTATCGGCCAAACGGATTTGTTGTTTATCACAGCCGGAATGGGGGGCGGTACAGGTACCGGCGTAGCCCCGTATTTAGCTAAACTGGCCAAAGAACTTTACGGAGACGATTTGCTCGTTATCGGTGTGGTGACTCGTCCGTTTAACTT from Elusimicrobiaceae bacterium encodes the following:
- a CDS encoding sodium:alanine symporter family protein, giving the protein MENILHALDLLNNFIWGPPMIVLIFGLSIYLTFKLGFIQKHILRAMRLSITPDSGEGTVSSFGSLAM
- the nadA gene encoding quinolinate synthase NadA — encoded protein: MESAIDKQALLEQEAHRLYGLLGSVSRSKATKWTYADCLQAAPYTLSINQIKKEQNAVILAHSYTVPELVLGVADFSGDSYALSLKAREVSQEKIIFAGVWFMAETAKILNPSKQVIIPAGKAGCTLADSITEEDVLRLRQQYPGVPVLCYVNSTAGVKAESDVCVTSGNVFDIAAKLPQQELIFVPDLLMAQNIEIELKRRGISKKIIASGGSCCVHDKYTPAQVETLRRQYPGITMICHPECAPEVCALCDYVGSTKGMQDFVAHSEQKLFGMLTEFGLVNRLEAAYPEKQFIWPFGMCSYMKKNTLANVFQALLEPRPDQIITLPEDVIGRAKKSLDKMFELSK
- the nadC gene encoding carboxylating nicotinate-nucleotide diphosphorylase — protein: MIEKIVQLALEEDLGLGDITSDNIFTPQDRAKAVVVAKEDLVLCGMELARQTFWLVDEELAFHPLKEDGQWVKKGEKVLELEGRTLSILKGERTALNLMQRLSGIATASKEYVEIAKPYGVMIVDTRKCQPGMRKLDKYAVRCGGARNHRMSLADSVMIKDNHIAAAGSIAAAVARIRAAIGHTPKIEVETTNLEEVKQALAAGADIIMLDNMTPQQAAQAVQFINGKALTEISGGITKENLAAYCQAKPDVISSGALTHSVPSKDLSLKITEYLK
- a CDS encoding PLP-dependent aminotransferase family protein gives rise to the protein MDYKKLYSQTATSIKASAIRELLKIIARPEIISFAGGLPDPTLFPSEDVARIMKQVVEQHPKESLQYGTTEGQKILKDELIALLKDTEDIEAKPEQLLVVSASQQGLDMCARIFLNRGDAIITASPTYLGALQAFQASGADVYGAESDEYGVTVAGVEKRLKELKELGKPCKFVYLVPDFQNPTGTTIPQERRKEILALVEKYGTIIIEDSPYRQVRFEGVAPDTFYKLDQGRGNVITLFTFSKVFVPGFRLGYVLGPAEVIQRFVILKQAMDLCTSPVLQLATAAYLKEGCLKRHIAQVVQAYGEKRDYMLKLLEEYMPEGVKWTRPEGGLFLWLTVPEQIDTQAMLKIALEKQNVAYVAGVDFYPPKDARRNDMRLNFSYSTFEQMQEGIKRLAATIKHCM
- a CDS encoding M20/M25/M40 family metallo-hydrolase encodes the protein MKKSILILTFLAFAISGAVAQELDSEAIYEQAKKHLIALLGIDTSQPNPQETEATRYLYKELNKHYIDWDLLSPRKGKANLLARLKGTDLEAKPLLLISHLDTAPATDHWAYPPYKATLMDGKIYGLGATDAKNYTAMHLALFTALKESGLPLKRDVILLATSGEEFGSDTGLKWLGDTQWSHIAAGYALNEGGSIIKNTPTNVPLIFAEAGTKMYMDLKITAQGQALHSSLPVQQNAVYHLSEILAKLNTFDPPARLTPTAREFFRRIAPLQDEDAQTTIQLLLYGTPQEQQMAAEMMAQDPFFRSQLKDTLTPTSVSSGTDTGASAAEVSAIINVRLLPDTDPEKFIEDLKTFLGKDESISIEIVERPQLPFPEPMTGNDELFTAIEQAAINLWPDAVATAAMSPASGDSEYLRRLGVITYGLGPALSTQADAPSAHTADEYISEKDYQEQVRFFTEVVKNFVLNVPQENPAHE
- a CDS encoding DUF192 domain-containing protein — translated: MRKIVGFIMLASSLLFACNYQTVPVQFPDGFRLRARVADTQEKTEKGLMFVKHLPEDEGMLFVFDQEAERFFWMKNTFIDLDIFFLSPEGTINQIFDHVPHTYTYTPTADIPVVSAQAQYVLETPAGTARRHQLKAGDKLLFPLL
- the smpB gene encoding SsrA-binding protein SmpB; the encoded protein is MKKSDGVLIVCSNRKAYHDYFILETFEAGISLLGAEVKSIRQKEVSLEGAFIRVENGQATLQNMYVKPYKFNSLSEPDPTRSRVLLLNKREIRKMYAGAEIKGQTLVPLEIYFKQGWAKAKVALAKGKHTYDKRESLKKKDLNREMEKGFKNAIRF
- the ftsA gene encoding cell division protein FtsA, which encodes MAKTNIVVGLDVGSSKLTAVAAAHDFDTNTLQILTGRSVPCRGVRGGVVSDIRETSSAVAYLLGGLERELNKDISNLFVGVRGAHLESFSNHGTYNISRADKEITPADMELAIENAKSMPIKNDNEIVNVFTQGFAIDKLRGITNPEGMEGSLLEVDVHITTGSSTHLNNLAKAIQRPGYRIDNMFYGLVPLGNCVLTQEEKDIGAMIVDLGGETMSVGIYIDGILKFSRDIPYGCDLITSDLSRLLHTSRQNAKEIKEKYGIAFPTFLDEEGEIPVPSLDGRSTHPIKKSYILDIIQPRVEELFEQIQHCVATSGYKNMPVVGVLTGGGSQMPGMTDQAVNILGLKEVRRGVVQRDLVTSDDEFFDPMYSTAMSLAVYAAERNGYEEYSRETYDTSRSMFGKLGRFFKGFDLFGS